From Centroberyx gerrardi isolate f3 chromosome 10, fCenGer3.hap1.cur.20231027, whole genome shotgun sequence:
TATCCATCTAAAGCCACATGTCCTGTTGAAGTGACCTTGAAAAGGACACTGAACCAGTCAGCTAAAGGTCTAATGTGTTTACATAAATGTCAAGGCCACAACATGAACAATGCAAGGATGGCAGGTTATATTCTAGATGAAAGTACTGACAATGAACAGCAGAAGGAGACACAGACTGTCTGATAGTGAACATGATTCATGAGGATTTCAatatttatactgtacatatgcagTATATGACATAAAAAAGGGAGTACGTTTCTTTAATGATTCAGACTTTTGACCTTTTGAATTCACCGACTCAACAACAATATGAACAAATACATCCCTGCTTCATAGAAAAGGTCCCATTATGTTGGCCTCACAGGAGTtaggctgcagtatctgaagtCTAACAATAAGATTAATAGATTTTCTAAACCAGGGGTAGAAAAAGGCATAGATCACAGGATTTAGACAGGAGTTAGAATACAACAGCCAGTCCGCAAAATTTGAACCAATGATTTCAGTATCCTGTCCTGCAAGAGAGACACAGTAATATGGACagaaacatattagaaacacaactacggcaataccaagagtcctggctgctttcatctcagatttcttagcagttacagtcactgaacgctggagtgtgacagccacaatgtgggatcgcatggcacgagcctgagacacagccaccacGAATACTCTCATATACAGAACTATGATGACAGTAATGGGAGCAGTAAAGGTCACAACAAGGTCAGCAGCTCCTGCAATGTGGTTaatgacaaatacacactctcCATAGCAGGAATTATACCTGCCTGGTTGTGTCAGGTAATCTTTTAGAATCAAACTATtataaaaaacagaacagacccaacacagacaaacacagattttaacTCTTGTCTGAGTGATTTTGGTGGGGTAACGCAGAGGGTCACAAATAGCCACATAGCGGTCGACTGATATGAGCACCATGTTTCCTACTGAAGCAGAGGTAATGATAAATTCTACAACGTAATATAGAGCACACATGAAGTCCCCCAGAAACCAGCAGGAGTCTATACGGAAAATTTTCACCGGCATCAGCAGGAGGCCCACAAGGAGGtctgagacagccagggagaggaggaggaggttggtgggggtgtggagctgcctggagTGGGAGAATATTATCGTTTATTTTCATCATCAATAGTATCTTGGCGTTTGAAAAAAGCAGTTatagtattagttgcagtagtatGAGTAGTAGTCAAAGTAGCAGTATgactaaaaacaaaactaaaagcTTTACCAAACAATAATATACTCATCACTGGACTAGATGTGACGACTTCTATGTACTAGCCCAAAGCCATTTCTTCTTGCATGTCTAACTGTTCATGTTTagaaatatacaaatattttaGGCTATGCTGAGAAGTATATCTCTGCCTGTAGTGGGAAatggagatgatgaccagcaggttgagagccacagtgagaagagagatggaggacagcaggatGTAGAGGAACATGGCCTCAGAGTGAGGACGCATctgcttcctgcaggaagtgttgaggagctgtggaaagcagagttcacctccttccagggtctccatcatcagagagagaggaggagaggagaagctgctgaggtctggcagctttctgacaaagctctctatcatacagctgatttatctctctcttctctgtttgtcactcccttcctccctccctccctctctcattctctctttcttggaGACTGAtgtccctccttcctccctggcTATTtgcatcatcctcttcatctcaATCGTCATCACTTTTTCTgctgccttcctcctctcttcccaatccctccttcctccctactcatcttttctctctcccatttcaGCCACTCCTCCCATCtgacttctctttctcttcccttcttctctctgatTCCTCTtcatatctcctctcctcatttccccctcctccctttccaaCTCTGATGTAACAGGTTGTTTTCATACTAATGTGGATGACAGAATAATAATgggaattatt
This genomic window contains:
- the LOC139913428 gene encoding trace amine-associated receptor 13c-like; translated protein: MIESFVRKLPDLSSFSSPPLSLMMETLEGGELCFPQLLNTSCRKQMRPHSEAMFLYILLSSISLLTVALNLLVIISISHYRQLHTPTNLLLLSLAVSDLLVGLLLMPVKIFRIDSCWFLGDFMCALYYVVEFIITSASVGNMVLISVDRYVAICDPLRYPTKITQTRVKICVCLCWVCSVFYNSLILKDYLTQPGRYNSCYGECVFVINHIAGAADLVVTFTAPITVIIVLYMRVFVVAVSQARAMRSHIVAVTLQRSVTVTAKKSEMKAARTLGIAVVVFLICFCPYYCVSLAGQDTEIIGSNFADWLLYSNSCLNPVIYAFFYPWFRKSINLIVRLQILQPNSCEANIMGPFL